In Desulfobacterales bacterium, a single genomic region encodes these proteins:
- a CDS encoding Txe/YoeB family addiction module toxin: ELSGCWSRRIDQEHRLVYQVKEDKIRILACRYHY; this comes from the coding sequence TGAGCTTTCCGGATGCTGGTCCCGCCGCATCGATCAGGAGCACCGCCTGGTCTATCAGGTCAAGGAAGATAAAATCCGCATCCTGGCCTGCCGATACCACTACTAA